GACGTCGACGCGCCATCACGCGCCGGCATGAGGTCGCCGCCGGCGGAGACCCGGATGAAGCCGACTCGTCCGGTGGCGCTCTCGTCGGAGACGGACGTCGCGCCCTGCGCTTGGTTCTTCATCTGCTGCACGAGGGACGGCTCTGCCGCCTGTGCCTGCACCTGCATCGCCGGGATGGCCGCGAGGCCTGCTCCAGCGACGGCCAGGGCGATCCCCTGCCTGAGGAACTTCACTATTTCTTCCTCCAAAAAAGTGAGCGCCGACCCGGCCCGAGCGGCAGGGTGACGCGGGTCACCTTATGAAGCGGTTCGTTACAGGTAAATGGCTGGGCGGCATTTTCTTGTTACGCGATGAGGGTCGTGAGGCCACGGTTGTTCCGGGTGCGACACGCGCGCTCGTTGACCGTGTGATGCATGGGGCTGGTGTGACTGATCCCGTAGGGTCGTGAGCATGGCGACCCGTACGTCTTCCCCGCCGGGTTCGCGGAGCTCGAGCACGTCCAGGAGTGGTTCCACGAAGTCGGCCCCGCGGTCGGGTTCGAGGTCTGGCACCACCACCAGGAAGGGTTCGAGCACCCGATCCCGGAGTACCTCCAGCCGAGGTGCATCCAAACGCCCTGCCCGGCGTCCCGCTCCGCGCGCCGTGCGCAACGGCCCCGGACCGGTCTCGCGCGGCTTCACGAGCCTGGGGCGCGCTGTCGCCACGATCTGGCTCGGGGTGGCCCACGCGATCGGGTCGGTGGCCCGGAGCATCGGCCACGGTGCACGCGACCTCGACCCGGCCCACCGCCGTGACGGTGTCGGCCTCTTCCTCTTCGGCCTCGCCATGGTCGTGGCCGCCGCGGTGTGGTGGCAGCCGCCCGGTGGCTTCATGGAGTTCATCCGCTCGGCGGTCGCCGGCTCGGTCGGCAAGGTCGGCTGGCTGGTGCCGCTGTGGCTGGCGTACCTGGGCTGGCGCACGCTGCGCAACCCCGAGCACAACGGGCCCGCAGGTCGCCAGGTCATCGGTTGGTCCGCGCTGTGCCTGGGACTGCTGGGCATCGTCCACATCGCCAACGGCAGCCCGCAGCCCGAGCTCGGCGACGCCAGCTCGCTCCAGCAGGCCGGTGGCGCCATCGGCTTCGTCGTCTCGAGCCTGCTCCTAGACCTGCTTCGCACGGCGTACGTCGTCGTGCCGCTGCTCACCCTGCTCGGCCTCTTCGGGCTGCTGGTCATCACGGCCACCCCGGTCTACCAGGTGCCCGCCAAGCTCAGGGCCACTCGCGACCGGCTGCTCGGCCGCAGCCCGGCCGACGCCGACGGTGACGACGAGACCCAGCTGACCCAGCCGATCCGCACCCGCCGCCGCGGGATGCTCGACGACATCGACCCCGAGCTGGGCGACCCGGCCTACGACAGTCCCGTGCTCGAGGACCGTGAGGTCAAGAAGCGTCGCCGCAAGGGCGCCGACGACACCTCAGACGTCGGCCTCGACCTGCTGACCGACGTCCCCACCGAGGTCACCCCCGCGGTCGACGACGCCGGCCGGATCGAGCCGCCGCCGCACACGCCGCTGCCGCCGCGTGTCGAGCAGCTGTCGCTGTCCGGCGACATCACCTACACGCTGCCCGCCAACGAGGTGCTCAAGCCCGGGTCGGTGCACAAGGCGCGCTCCAAGGCGAGCGACGACGTGGTCGTGCGGCTCACCCAGGTGCTCGACGAGTTCGGCATCGACGCCCAGGTCACCGGCTACACCCGTGGACCGACGGTCACCCGCTACGAGGTCGAGGTCGGCCAGGCCGTCAAGGTCGAGAAGGTCACCGCGCTCTCCAAGAACATCGCGTACGCCGTCGCGAGCGCCGACGTACGCATCCTGTCGCCGATCCCGGGCAAGTCCGCGATCGGCATCGAGATCCCCAACACCGACAAGGAGATCGTCAGCCTCGGCGATGTCCTCCGGTCGGGCATCGCACGGGCCGACCACCACCCGATGGTGGCCGGGCTCGGCAAGGACGTCGAGGGCGGCTTCGTCGTCGCCAACCTCGCGAAGATGCCGCACCTGCTCGTCGCCGGCGCAACCGGCTCCGGCAAGTCGTCGTTCATCAACTCGATGATCACCTCCATCCTGATGCGGTCGACGCCCGACGAGGTGCGGATGATCCTGGTCGACCCCAAGCGGGTCGAGCTGAACGCCTACGAGGGCATCCCGCACCTGATCACCCCGATCATCACCAACCCCAAGAAGGCCGCCGAGGCGCTGGCCTGGGTCGTGCGCGAGATGGACATGCGCTACGACGACCTGGCCAACTTCGGTTTCCGTCACATCGACGACTTCAACAAGGCGGTGCGGGCCGGCAAGGTAGAAGTGCCCGCAGGCAGCGAGCGCACGCTCTCGCCGTACCCGTATCTCCTCGTGGTCGTCGACGAGCTCGCCGACCTGATGATGGTCGCGCCGCGCGACGTCGAGGACGCCATCGTCCGGATCACCCAGCTCGCCCGGGCGGCCGGTATCCACCTGGTGCTCGCCACCCAGCGGCCTTCGGTCGACGTCGTCACCGGCCTGATCAAGGCCAATGTGCCGTCACGGCTGGCGTTCGCGACCTCAAGCGTCACCGACAGCCGCGTCATCCTCGACCAGCCCGGCGCCGAGAAGCTCGTCGGCCAGGGCGACGGTCTGTTCCTGCCGATGGGTTCGAGCAAGCCCGTGCGCGTGCAGGGCTCCTGGGTCACCGAGGCTGAGGTCCACCAGGTCGTGAAGGCCTGCAAGACCCAGCTCGAGCCCAACTACATCGAAGAGGTCACCGCCCCGGCAGCGGCCAAGCGTGACCTCGACGACGACATCGGCGACGACCTCGACCTGGTCGTGCAGGCCATCGAGCTCGTCGTCTCCACGCAGTTCGGCTCCACGTCGATGCTGCAACGCAAGCTCCGGGTCGGCTTCGCCAAGGCCGGCCGGCTGATGGACATCATGGAGAGTCGCGGCGTGGTCGGGCCCAGCGAGGGCTCGAAAGCCCGCGACGTGCTCGTGAAGCCCGACGAGATCGACGCAGTGATCGCCACATTGGAGGGGGACCGATGAGTGCCACCGAAGTCCACGAGATCGAGGACCCGCACGACAACGACGGGGGACTCGGCCTGAGCATGGCCCCCGACTCCGTGGAGGTACGCCGCAACGCGGGGCTCGCCGCCGCCGTCGGTGCAGTCGCCTCGACCGTCGCGATCATGTACCTCCGCCGGGCGATCGTCAGCGGCTCGCCGGTCGACTGGGCGCTCGCCGCAGCCATCGGGATGCTCGGCATCGGCTGGCTGGTCGCGCTGGTCGACGCCCGCACTCCGTTGCTGGTCGCCGACGCCCAGGGTGTGCGCGTGCGGCTCGGTCGCTCGTGGCGTGGTCTGCCCTGGGGCGCCGTGGCCCGCGTCGAGCACACGCCGCGCGCCAGCTTCCTGCGTGACGGCCGGCTGGTCGTCGTACCCCACAACCCGGAACGGCTCGTCGACGAGCTCGACGCCGGTGCCTCGCGCCGCGCGGCGGTCTCCAGCTGGCTGTACGGCGCGCCGCTGGCGCTGCCGCTGGGCCTGGCCACCCGGGTCGTCGGCACCACCGATCTCTCGGCCGCGCTCGCTGCGCTGGCCGACCGCACCACCGAGCTCGTCGTCATCGACGACCGCGACGACGAGGCCGAGCTCGACCGGTTGCCCGGCCAGCCCGACGGCGAGGAGCCGGAGCCCGAGCCGACGACACCGCCGCGGGTCCGCGACCCGCGACCGTTGCTGGCTTCCGGCATCGCCCGCATCTCCGCACTGCTGCCACGCCGCGATGCCGTGCTCGACGACGACGACGCCATCGAGGAGCCGGTCGAGGACGAGCTCGACGACGCCGCCTACGAGCTGCCGCTCGCGACGCCGACCCCGGCACCCACCAGGGAGCCAGTGGTCGGCGCCCGCTCCGACGTAAGCCGCGCCGACGAGACCGCCGCGGCGGGGCCCCGGGCGCCCGTCGAGATGGTCGAGGACGACCAGGTCTGGAGCGACCGGGTACGCCCGATCGCCCGCGAGGGCAGCGCAGTCGCGCCCCTGGTCATCGATGAGCTCGGCATCGAGCCCGCCGACGACCCCGTGGTCGGTCCCGAGATCCGCGCCGCGCGCACCCGTCTCGGCCTGACCGTCGACCAGCTGGCAGACCGCACCCGCATCCGGCCGCACGTGATCGAGTCGATCGAGGTCGACGACTTCGTGCCGTGTGGCGGCGACTTCTACGCCCGCGGCCACCTCCGCACCCTGTGCCGCGTTCTCGGCATCGACGTCGCTCCACTGCTCGAGGCGTACGCCGACCGCTACGCGCACGCCCCCATCGACCCGCGCCGGGTCTTCGAGGCCGAGCTGGCCACGGGTTCGCACGGGAGCATCCGCGGCACCCGCGGCGGTCCCAACTGGTCGATCCTGGTCGCCGTGGTGATGGCGCTTGTGCTGGCCTGGTCGATCGCCCGGCTGGTGATGGACGCACCCACCGAGCTGCGTGGGGCAGAGCCGATCCTCAACGGTTCCGGTGGGCCGCACGGCGGCTCCGCGAAGGCCGCCGAGCCGATCCCGGTTGTGATCTCGGCCGTCTCCGGTGGCGCCCAGATCGTGGTGCGCGACAGCACCGGGATCGTGGTCTTCAAGGGCAATCTGGCGATCAGTGACTCCAAGACCGTCAAGGCCTCGCCGCCGCTGCGCGTGCAGACCTCCGACGGTGCGGTGACAGTGTCCGTGGCCGGCCGCGACCGCGGCCCGATCGGGGAGCCGGGTCAGGCCGCGCAGGGCACCTACGCCGGCGACTGAGACGTTGCCGAATGAGCGTGACGGACGCCCTCACGGCATACTCGGACCACGATGAGCACCACCACTGACAAGCCCCCCATGAGCGTCGCCGTCGTCACCCTCGGCTGTGCGCGCAACGAAGTCGACTCCGAAGAGCTGGCCGGGCGGCTCGAGGCCGACGGCTTCCAGCTGGTCGCCGACCCCGAGAACGCCGACACCGTGGTGGTCAACACGTGCGGGTTCGTCGAGGCAGCCAAGAAGGACTCCGTCGACACGTTGCTGCAAGCTGCCGATCTCAAGGGACAGGGGCACACGAAGGCCGTCGTCGCCGTCGGCTGCCTGGCCGAGCGCTACGGCAAGGACCTGGCCGAGTCGCTTCCCGAGGCCGACGCCGTGCTGGGCTTCGACGACTACCCAGACATCGCGGCGCGGCTGCGCTCGATCGTCGCCGGAGACAAGCACGAGTCCCACGTGCCGTCCGACCGGCGCCGGCTGCTCCCGATCTCCCCGACCGAGCGCAGCGCGAGCACGGTCAGCGTCCCGGGCCACTCCGCGCCCGACCTGCCGGCCGGCCTGGCCCCCGACAGCGGTCCCCGCGCCGTACGCCGTCGGCTCGACGGTGGCCCAATGGCACCGCTCAAGCTGGCCAGCGGGTGTGACCGGCGCTGCTCGTTCTGCGCCATCCCCAGCTTCCGCGGCTCGTTCGTCAGCCGCCGGCCCAGTGACGTCATCCAGGAAGGCAGCTGGCTGGCCACCCAGGGAGTGCGCGAGCTGTTCCTGGTGAGCGAGAACTCCACGTCGTACGGCAAGGACCTCGGCGACCTCCGGCTGCTCGAGACCCTGCTGCCAGAGCTCGCCGGCATCGACGGAGTCGACCGGGTGCGGGTGTCCTACCTGCAGCCGGCCGAGACCCGGCCCGGCCTGATAGAGGCCATCGCCTCGACGCCCGGGGTGGCTGCCTACTACGACCTCTCCTTCCAGCACGCCAGCGCCACGGTGCTGCGCCGGATGCGGCGCTTCGGCGACCCGGAGAGCTTCCTGGGCCTGCTCGAGCAGATCCGCACCCTCGCTCCCGAGGCCGGCGTGCGGTCCAACGTGATCGTCGGTTTCCCCGGCGAGACCGAGGACGACCTCCAGACACTGTGCGACTTCCTCGCGGCAGCGCGGATGGACGTCACCGGCGTCTTCGGCTACTCCGACGAGGACGGCACCGAGGCCGAGACGTACGACGGCAAGCTCGACGCCGACGAGGTCCGGGCCCGCACCGAGCACGTGACCGCACTGGTCGAGGAGCTCAACTCCCAGCGTGCCGAGGACCGCATCGGCGAGACCGTCGACGTACTCGTCGAGGACATCTCCGACGGCGTGGTCGGCCGGGCCGCACACCAGGGCCCGGAGGTCGACGGCACGACGAGTCTGGTCGACCTGTCCGGCGACGTGGCCGTGGGCGACATGGTCACTGCCGAGGTAGTCGGCACCGACGGCGTCGACCTGATCGCGAGCAGGCAGCGATGAGCGAGACCAACTCCAAGGCGAGCAACTACAACGTGCCCAACGCGCTCACCGCGCTGCGCATCGTGATGGTGCCGTTCTTCGGCTGGGCGATGCTGCACGACGGCGGCGACTCGACGATGTGGCGCTGGATCGCCTTCGCGATCTTCGCGGTCGCGATGATCACCGACAAGATCGACGGCGACCTGGCGCGCAAGCACGACCTGGTCACCGACTTCGGCAAGATCGCCGACCCGATCGCCGACAAGGCGATCACCGGCATGGCGTTCATCGGGCTGTCGATCGTCGGTGACATCTGGTGGTGGGTGACGATCCTCGTGCTGGTGCGTGAGTGGTCGGTGACCCTGCTGCGCCTCTCGGTCCTCAAGCACGTCGTCCTGCCGGCCAACCAGAGCGGCAAGATCAAGACCACGCTGCAGGCCGTCGCGCTGAGCGGGCTCACGTGGCCGCTGCCGCACGGCGACGCCCACGGCGGCAACTTCGACGCCTGGGGCCGCTTCGGTGAAGCCCTCTTCTACCTCAGCCAGGTGGCATTGGCCGGCGCCGTGGCGATGACCCTGTGGTCGGGCTACGAGTTCTTCCGCGACGTCTGGCGCCACCGCGCTGCGGTCACGGGTGACACCCGCTCATGAGCAGATCTGCGCCGATAGGGCAATAGCCCATTGGTGCCAGAGTGAATAGCCCCTTCGGGTTATGGTGACGGGCGTCACCATTATTCAAACCCTTGTGAAGGGAATCACTGTGTCAGCAACGAAGTCGGGGAGCACACGCAGCCCGTTGCGGCGACGACTGGGAGTTGCAGCCACTGCTGCGGCCCTCACCGCCGCACCACTCGCGGTCGTCGGCATCACTGCCGTGCCCGCCCAGGCGGTCCCGTCGACCGTCATCAACCTGGTCGGCATCAACGACTTCCACGGTCGCATCAACAACGACACCACCAAGTGGGCCACCAACCTCGAGACGCTCGCGGGTGGACCTAAGGCGACCCGCCCCAACAACTCCATCGTGGTCGGTGCCGGAGACCTCATCGGTGCCTCCGACTTCGCCTCGGCAGTCCAGAACGACCAGCCAACCATCGACGTGATGAACGCGATCGGCCTCAACGCCTCGGCCGTGGGCAACCACGAGTTCGACAAGGGCTTCGCCGACCTGCGCGACCGGGTGATCGGCACGCCAACCGCACGCAACGCCAAGTGGGACTACCTCGGCGCGAACGTCTATGCCAAGGGCACCCAGACTCCGGTCCTGCCGGAGTACGCCACCAAGACCATTGACGGTCTGACCGTGGCCGTCGTCGGCGCCGTGACCCAGGAGACCGCCTCGCTGGTGTCGCCTGCCGGCATCACCGCCCTCGACTTCGGCGACCCGATCGCCGCCGTCACCCGGGTGGCCAACCAGCTGAGCGACGGCAACCCCGCCAACGGCGAGGCTCAGGTCATCGTCGCGAGCTTCCACGCGGGAGCCACCAGGGGCTCCGGCTCGACGTACGAAGCCGAGGTCGCCAAGGCCGGCGAGTTCCAGAAGATGGCCACCCTGCCCGCGTCCGTCGACGCGATCTTCAACGGCCACACCCACCAGGTCTATGCCTGGGACGCACCCAAGCCCGGTGGCGGCACGCGGCCGATCCTGCAGACCGGCGAGTACGCCGCCAACGTCGGCCAGATCCAGCTCACCGTCGACACGGCGACCGGCAACGTGGAGTCCTACACCAAGAAGAACGTGCCGTCGGCCGGTGTCAAGGCCGACCTCACCAACCCCGACGTCAAGCAGGTCGACGACATCGTCAAGGCCGCCCAGGCCTACGCGAAGCAGATCGGCGATCAGCCGATCGGCTCGGTCACCGCTGACATCAGCCGTGCCTTCAGCGGCGTCGACGCCGCCGGCAAGCCGGTCGAGGACCGCGGTGCGGAGTCGGCTCTCGGCGACCTCGTCGCCAACGCGCTGCGCGACGGCATCCCTGCCGACATCGCCAAGCCCGACCTCGGCTTCGTCAACCCTGGTGGCCTGCGTGCCGACCTGGTCTTCGCCGGCGACACGACCACGAACCCGGCCAACACCGACGGCGTGGTCACCTACGCCGAGGCCAACAACGTGCTGCCGTTCGTCAACAATGTGTCGGCCGTCGACCTGACGGGTGCCCAGATCAAGAAGATCCTCGAGCAGCAGTGGCAGCCCGTCGGATCCTCGCGGCCCTACCTGCACCTGGGTGTCTCCGACAACGTCCAGGTCACCCAGGACCCCACCCAAGCGGTGGGCCACCGGATCACCTCGATCCGCATCGCCGGCAAGCCGATGGTGTCGACCGAGACCTACACCGTGTCGACGTTCTCGTTCCTCGCCGCCGGCGGTGACAACTTCGGTGCCTTCACCGAGGGCAAGACCAAGGACACCGGTCTCGTCGACCGGGACCTGTGGATCAAGTACATCCGCGACCACGCCGGTCTCGCGCCGAACTTCGCGCGCGAGCAAGTGGTGGCACAGCACCTCCCGGCCGCGCTCAAGACCGGCCAGAAGATCACCACCAACCTGTCCAAGCTCGACATGACGTCCACTGGAGCGGTCAAGAACACCCAGGTGCAGGTGGTGCGGGTCCGCGACGGCAAGCGCAAGGTCATGAAGACCGTCGCCGTCACCAACGGGTCGGCCCAGGTGCCGTTCACCGTGCCCGGTGCCTCGCAGGTCGAGCTGGTCGCAATGCCGAGCAAGACCACGCTGGTCCGTGACGTCAAGAAGAGCCGGCCGAAGGTCACCAAGATCAAGTTCTTCCCGAAGCACATCGCGGTCCGCAAGGGTGCTCCGCGCGTCGTGGTCGTCGTCAAGAACGTGGGCGGCGCCAAGGTGGGCGGCAAGCTCAAGGTGAAGATCGGTGCCAAGAAGTACTTCGGCAAGGTCATCAAGGGCAAGGCCAAGGTGAAGCTGCCGCGCTTCACGTCGCCCGGCAGCTACAACGTCAAGGTCAAGTGCCTCGGCAACAACCTCTACAAGCCGGCCAAGGGCAAGAAGACCATCAAGGTCTACCGCAACTAGCTGGAGCACCATCTGACGTGAGGGGTCCGGGTCTTCCCGGGCCCCTTCCGTCATCTCCGTACGACGTCAGCCGCGGGTGGTCGCGTCCGCGAGCCGCAGCGCGGCCTGCACCAGGGTCAGGTGGCTGAACGCCTGCGGGAAGTTGCCGGCCATCCTGGCGTTCGTCACGTCGTACTCCTCCGACAGCAGGCCGACGTCGTTGGTGAGCGCGCAGAGGCGGTCCATCAGGGCGTGCGCGTCGTCCAGGCGCCCGGCCGCGGCGTACGCGGAGACGAGCCAGAACGAGCAGGCCAGGAACGGGTGCTCGTCGCCGGGGAGACCGTCGACGCCCGACTCCGTGAGGTAGCGCAGCAGGAAGCCGTCGCGCATGAGGTCGGTCTCGATCGCGGCGATGGTGCCGAGGATGCGCGGGTCGTCGGGTGGCAGGAAGCCGACGAGCGGGAGGTTGAGCAGCGAGGCGTCGACGTGGGAGGTGTCGTAGTGCTGGGTGAAGGTGCCGCGCTCGGTGTCGAAGCCCTTGGCGAGCACTTCCGCATGCACGTCGTCGCGGATCCGGCGCCAGCGTTCGACGGGGCCGTCGAGCCCGAACTCCTCGATGCCGCGTATCGCGCGGTCGAACGCCACCCAGACCATCACCCGCGAGTGGGTGAAGTGCTGGAGCGGCCCACGGATCTCCCACAGACCGTTGTCGGGCTCGTCCCAGTGGTCGGCCAGCTCGTCGACCAGCCGTCGCTGGAGCGACCACGAGTCACGCGTCTCGCGGATGCCGGAGAGGCGGGCGTCGTGGAGGGCGATCATCACCTCGCCCAGGACATCGGTCTGGCGCTGTGAGGCAGCACCGTTGCCGATGCGCACCGGTTGCGATCCGGCGTACCCCTCGAGGTGGCCGAGCTCTCGTTCGGGCAGCTGGCGGCCGCCGTCGACGGTGTACATGATCTGCATGTCGGCGGGGTCGCCGGCGATTGCGCGCAACAGCCAGGTCCGCCACTTCTCCGCCTCGCCGGTGAAGCCAGCAGCCAGCAACGACTCCAGCGTGAGCGAAGCGTCGCGCAGCCAGCAGAAGCGGTAGTCCCAGTTGCGCTCACCGCCGAAGTGCTCCGGCAGCGACGTCGTGGGCGCGGCGACGATGCCGCCGGTCTCGTCGTGGGTCAGCAGGCGAAGGGTCAGCAGGCTGCGCACTACCTTGTCGCGATGCGGCACACCGGAGACGCAGGAGCTGACCCACTCCTCCCCGTCGAGACGGGTGGCCTCGATGCGGTCGTCGTACCCGATGCGCGGTGGGATGTCGCGCCATGACCTCGTCCAGGTCGTCGAGAAGACCAGCTCGTCGCCGGCGTTCACGTCGAACTCGTCCTCGTGATGGCCGTCGACGGCGACCGGAAGGCGCGGACCGCGCAGGATTACCTGGTCGGGGCCGGCGACCGCCACGATCGTCTCCTCGTCGCCGTCGTGGTGCCGGCTGACCCAGGGGCGGATGCGGCCGTAGTCGTAGCGCACGACCCAGTCGTGCCGGACCCGGACAGTGCCCTCGACGCCGATGATCCGGCGCACCAGGTCGGCGCGACCGTCTCCGGTGGGCATCACGTCGAGGAGGATCATCGTGCCGGTTGACGTGGTGAACGTCGTCTCGAGCAGTGCGGAGTTCCCGACGTAGCGGCGCGTGACGGTGGCGTCCTCGAGGTCGGCGGGGCCGAGCAGCCACCGGCCGTTGTCGGTGTCGCCGAGCAGGGCGGCGAAGCAGGCAGGGGAGTCGAAGCGGGGCAGGCACAGCCAGTCGACGGAGCCGTCACGTCCCACCAGTGCTGCGGTGCCGCGGTCACCGACCAGTGCGTAGTCCTCGATCGCCAGCGCCATGGGGTCACCGTAACGACCGGCCACCTACCTATGATCACGGGCATGTCGGAGGCCGTGACCGTGCTCGACCTGCTGCGCAGCCGCCGGCAGACGCTGGCGGTCGCCGAGTCGCTGACGGGTGGCCGGCTGGCCGCGGCGGTGACGGCGGTGCCGGGGGCGTCGGCGGTTTTCCTCGGCGGGGTGGTCGCCTATGCGACGTCGCTGAAGACAGCCGTGGTTGGTGTGCCCGACGACCTCGTGGCGGAGTACGGCGTGGTGTCGGCGGAGTGCGCCCGCGCGATGGCGGTCGGGGTGCGTGACCTCACGGGGGCGTCGTACGCACTGAGTACGACGGGGGTCGCGGGGCCCGACTCCCAGGAGGGACACCCGGTCGGCACCGTCTTCGTCGGTCTTGCCGGGCCGGGGGAGGCCCGGGTCGCGGCGCTGTCACTGACCGGTGATCGGCTCGCCGTTGCCGACGCGACGGTGCGGGCGGCGCTGGGTGCGCTGATCGAATATCTGGACGCTGTGGAAAGGTGACCTGGGAAGAAAGGCCCGTCGGGTAGCGTTGGGCCTCACAGACCGGTCTCCTGTCGGGAAGGACAGACGCATGGTGCTCTTCCGTCGAGTGCTCGGCGACGTCCTGCGCGACCGTCGCCTGGCGCGCGGGATGACGCTGCGCGAGGTCTCAGCCGAGGCGCGAGTCAGCCTGGGCTACATCTCCGAGATCGAGCGCGGCCAGAAGGAAGCCTCCTCCGAGCTGCTCGCCTCGCTGTGCTCGGCGCTCGAGGTGCCGCTGTCGTCGGTCCTCCATGACGTCAGCCGTGCTGTCGCCGTCGAAGAGGCGTCCGTGGCGGCCACGCCCATCGAGGTCGCTCGTGCCAAGCGTGGCGACGTCGTCGCCAGCGCTGCCTGACCGGGTCTTCAGCCGGGTGCCGGCTGGCAGCTCGGGCACCAGTACTTGGCGC
This is a stretch of genomic DNA from Nocardioides sp. InS609-2. It encodes these proteins:
- a CDS encoding nicotinamide-nucleotide amidohydrolase family protein — protein: MSEAVTVLDLLRSRRQTLAVAESLTGGRLAAAVTAVPGASAVFLGGVVAYATSLKTAVVGVPDDLVAEYGVVSAECARAMAVGVRDLTGASYALSTTGVAGPDSQEGHPVGTVFVGLAGPGEARVAALSLTGDRLAVADATVRAALGALIEYLDAVER
- a CDS encoding helix-turn-helix transcriptional regulator → MVLFRRVLGDVLRDRRLARGMTLREVSAEARVSLGYISEIERGQKEASSELLASLCSALEVPLSSVLHDVSRAVAVEEASVAATPIEVARAKRGDVVASAA